One segment of Carya illinoinensis cultivar Pawnee chromosome 1, C.illinoinensisPawnee_v1, whole genome shotgun sequence DNA contains the following:
- the LOC122281866 gene encoding uncharacterized protein LOC122281866: MDEGRKQLLKGPNTPPYNHEQAKGKDYQWVIMEGHDNDDDDNNININNNYGGSSASNSLEDSSASLGSISSSDMVDDASSTSNSCSSSSHSSVSGPLYELSELIAQLPIKRGLSKYFEGKSQSFTSLSSVMRIEDLAKKETPCRRKMKACKSYGGGLDNHKQYTLPKATISKKASRGSLSSSSFPSRRSGSFLGISRPPPIPAQKMNF; the protein is encoded by the exons ATGGATGAAGGTCGAAAACAACTACTTAAAGGTCCAAACACGCCACCATACAATCACGAGCAAGCCAAAGGTAAAGATTATCAGTGGGTGATCATGGAAGGTCATGATAATGAcgatgatgataataatattaatattaataataattatggcGGATCATCTGCATCTAACTCCCTTGAAGACTCATCAGCTTCTCTTGGATCGATATCATCCTCAGACATGGTGGATGATGCATCTTCAACATCAAATTCATGTTCTTCATCCTCACATTCAAGTGTTAGTGGACCTTTGTATGAATTGTCAGAGCTCATAGCCCAACTACCCATCAA GAGAGGACTTTCCAAGTACTTTGAAGGCAAGTCTCAGTCTTTTACATCTCTCTCGAGCGTGATGAGAATAGAAGACCTTGCAAAGAAGGAAACTCCCtgtagaagaaaaatgaaagcaTGTAAGAGCTATGGAGGTGGCTTGGATAACCACAAACAATACACCCTGCCGAAGGCAACCATTTCCAAGAAGGCATCTAGAGGTTCTTTGTCATCTTCGTCTTTTCCAAGCAGGAGATCAGGAAGTTTCTTGGGTATTAGTAGGCCCCCTCCAATCCCCGCACAGAAGATGAACTTTTGA
- the LOC122281871 gene encoding uncharacterized protein LOC122281871, giving the protein MIDNHKLQIGKTIQKFETLQDYQAQSTFDGRDRLIIEFDIANILEEGNDFMVDSAEEVHNEQAGDGEVIGSERMGNGDTDFEILNLEAEGYLEDSLTKYLEIELLLMKAIIGASVFSVIVAFLVWGFHHKRMKASVKDSCLFARPCFESLVVDMEKTIGKDSSMTPKPSLISKPRIESVIAEKHSSVLCNREEMHMERFGSFVSYSSFHAVEESLKGNNESRAPTIELLGEFVFGEVSSSQSWAMKNWRIESEESEYYVSTKSRNKVHSDPVQPQPALSELSTMDSHSCARYTSGKKIVKEKGGKDGEAQVITNSARRSSRIHNRPVMSP; this is encoded by the exons ATGATTGATAATCATAAGTTGCAAATTGGTAAAACTATACAAAAGTTTGAAACTTTGCAGGATTATCAGGCACAATCCACGTTTGATGGAAGGGATCGCCTAATCATAGAATTCGATATTGCAaatattcttgaagaaggaaatGATTTTATGGTGGATTCAGCTGAAGAAGTTCACAATGAGCAAGCTGGAGATGGTGAAGTTATCGGATCAGAGAGAATGGGCAATGGTGATACAGACTTTGAGATTCTCAATCTTGAAGCAGAAGGATATTTGGAGGATAGCCTAACAAAGTACTTGGAAATCGAATTGTTGTTAATGAAAGCGATTATTGGGGCTTCAGTATTTTCTGTGATCGTTGCCTTTTTGGTCTGGGGTTTCCACCATAAGCGTATGAAAGCTTCAGTGAAGGATTCTTGTCTATTTGCAAGGCCTTGTTTTGAATCTCTGGTGGTAGATATGGAGAAAACTATTGGAAAGGATTCTTCTATGACCCCAAAGCCTTCTTTGATCTCAAAACCTCGTATTGAATCTGTCATAGCAGAGAAGCATAGCTCAGTGCTTTGTAATAGGGAAGAGATGCACATGGAACGTTTTGGCTCTTTCGTGAGTTATTCATCTTTTCATGCAGTGGAGGAGTCTCTCAAAGGTAATAATGAAAGCCGAGCACCAACAATTGAGTTGCTCGGGGAGTTTGTGTTTGGAGAGGTAAGCAGCTCTCAGAGCTGGGCTATGAAAAACTGGAGGATAGAAAGTGAAGAGAGCGAGTATTATGTTTCCACGAAGTCAAGGAACAAAGTCCATTCAGATCCTGTACAACCCCAGCCGGCTTTGTCGGAGCTCTCTACGATGGATTCTCATTCATGTGCAAGATATACTTCTGGGAAGAAGATTGTGAAAGAAAAG GGGGGCAAAGATGGAGAAGCGCAGGTAATAACAAATTCAGCAAGGCGGTCAAGCAGAATCCACAATCGCCCAGTCATGTCTCCATGA